Proteins encoded within one genomic window of Spiroplasma sabaudiense Ar-1343:
- a CDS encoding DMT family transporter, whose amino-acid sequence MKNHNQTEDQQDHFFQETAAQKNHKTVLIGILVGLCSAIIYSLMPLLSNIETAIENSQSGFGRYGPYTVSTLYVTWQEIAAAITIFFIFGPMRAIRSFKLLKHREAWYIVLFGFLGGPVAMVFITLAALFVMTGAGLSDGTIGSMLLNLQPVFCALAAMFVLKQKQSNYTIAALAVTAILMVGFVTTFGVKEQIQTKSILGIVFALIAAGLYTLEAIGMEKLMKYSKYNFPFQETTFIKTTFSALFMIVLMPIASSTDFWTSGGSVGAKNYGQAFIDGWASFEIMKSWVVALKFIGCGVLLAFGRSMYYFAIKKASGTYAASTQLLMLIWTPAIQYLMNGIAQATGKIAQTDVPWNANSINDIRILTSEPQTYYWYFVVPIILCLFIITFNQLFVDLQTKGWVVTKEIWFTRTNKNKKPSKVIEEN is encoded by the coding sequence ATGAAAAATCACAATCAAACAGAAGACCAGCAGGATCATTTTTTTCAAGAGACTGCTGCTCAAAAAAATCACAAAACCGTCTTGATTGGAATTTTAGTTGGACTTTGTAGTGCAATAATATATTCTTTAATGCCACTACTAAGTAATATCGAAACAGCCATCGAAAATTCGCAATCAGGATTTGGGCGTTATGGGCCTTACACTGTATCAACTCTTTATGTAACATGACAAGAAATTGCTGCTGCAATAACAATATTTTTTATTTTCGGACCAATGCGAGCAATTCGCTCATTTAAATTATTAAAACATCGCGAAGCTTGATACATTGTATTGTTTGGTTTCCTTGGGGGACCAGTTGCAATGGTCTTCATCACGCTAGCGGCACTATTTGTAATGACTGGTGCTGGACTAAGTGATGGAACCATCGGTTCAATGCTGTTAAACTTACAGCCAGTATTTTGTGCTCTTGCAGCAATGTTTGTTTTAAAACAGAAACAATCAAACTACACAATCGCCGCTTTGGCAGTTACAGCAATTTTAATGGTTGGTTTTGTAACTACTTTTGGAGTAAAAGAACAAATCCAAACTAAATCAATACTGGGAATAGTTTTCGCCTTAATCGCGGCGGGACTATATACCCTTGAAGCTATTGGAATGGAAAAATTAATGAAGTATTCAAAGTACAATTTTCCGTTCCAAGAAACCACTTTTATTAAAACAACATTTTCAGCGCTTTTCATGATTGTTTTAATGCCAATTGCAAGTTCAACTGATTTTTGAACTAGTGGTGGTTCAGTTGGTGCTAAGAATTATGGTCAAGCATTTATTGATGGTTGGGCCTCTTTTGAAATTATGAAGTCTTGAGTTGTTGCCCTGAAATTTATTGGTTGTGGGGTATTATTAGCTTTTGGTCGTTCAATGTACTACTTTGCAATCAAAAAAGCCAGTGGTACTTATGCAGCATCAACGCAATTGTTAATGTTAATTTGAACCCCAGCAATTCAATACTTAATGAACGGTATTGCTCAGGCAACCGGCAAAATAGCCCAAACTGATGTTCCGTGAAATGCTAATTCAATAAATGATATAAGAATTCTAACATCAGAGCCGCAAACATATTATTGATATTTTGTAGTTCCAATTATTTTATGTTTATTTATAATTACTTTTAACCAGCTGTTTGTTGATTTACAAACAAAAGGTTGAGTAGTGACTAAGGAAATTTGATTTACAAGAACTAATAAAAACAAAAAACCAAGTAAAGTAATTGAAGAAAATTAG